The Aspergillus nidulans FGSC A4 chromosome VIII genome contains the following window.
CACCCTCTATTATTCTCTCCCGGATAGCGTCGCGCTGGGTCCACGAGCCGTCTGGAAGGGTGTACAATACCGATTTCAATGCTCCAAAGGTCCCCGGAAAGGACGACGTAACAGGAGAACCATTGACTCAGAGGGAAGACGATTCAATAGAGACATGGAAACAACGACTACATAAATTCGAAGAAACAAGCAAAGCTCTACTTCAACACTATCAACAAAAGGGCTGTCTTTGGCGCGTGGAAGGCAACTCCAGTGACGAGATCACTCCGAAGCTTCTAGCGGAGTTTGAGCGGAAATTCTGCTAGGCTGATTATGGCTTGGGTCATACCATAGATGCGTTCTTGTACTTTTACTATATTATACTGTGCCGTAACGCCAGTACCAGCGGTCCCATACTGGGACACATATACCCGCCGTTGCTTGGGAAATGAATTGAATTCCTTCTTTCGAGGTTGCATTTTCTATATCATTCTCTCACTTCTTTGGCGTATACTCTGCAGCTCGTAGTCCCTTATTCCAGAGATATGTTCAAGTGTCAACCAGGTTATCATGAGAAGACATTTTTGATCAAGTATGAACAGCCGGAAACCGGTAGGAAATCATGTACTCCAACCTCCATACCTCCATCACTTCCGATATTCCCATTAACGTTCACTTTTTTTCCTCCAAGCCTACCCGGGTCTTGTATTCCCTCGGACTTTCGAACTCTTTATTCCGCCGGAATCCTTTCCACATCCCATTCCCCTTCAACTTCGCCCACCACTCCGCATTCCGATATTTAGCTTCAATAGCATCACCTCCAAACTCAGCGCCAGACTTGGCCTCATACACTGTCGCAAGTCCCCGCCGCAGCATCTCGTACGATACATCCCGCCGGCGGAACGGGATTGGGAAATCAAGAACGCGACGTACATAGACGGTTGCCACGACACGCTGGTACTGGTCTGGTCGATGCAGATAAGCGCGCACACGGCGACTCAGCAGATATGACGTTAGCCATTCGTGCGCTTCGCGAGCGTACGGTTGTTCGGGACGGCCAAAGTGCGCGAGCTCGGGCGCGTCAATGCCTGCTAAGCGGACGTGGATCTAGGGCGTGATTGCAAAGGTTAGCTAGTAGTAACTCTCAAGATTTTGCACGATGTCCCGACAATTGACGAGGGGGTCTACATGCTTTACAAGCAGGCAAGATCGCAGTCGAGAATATAGCCAAAAAATGTAGTCAAAAACGTACCGTGTTATCCctcagctccttcttcccctttggTATTCTCTTCCAAGGTAACAACTCCCATCCAGCAAGCCGGCCACCGGGCGTATGAAAGATCCTGAAATTATCCCCATCGCCGACGCTCGTCACCTTTCCGTAGATACTGCGGCGGCGGAAATACGCTGCGTCAATACTCGGCGCATCGGGAAATCGACGGAGGTAGGAACGATGGAAGCGCGCGGCGCTAAGGATTGCGGTGGTAAGGATCAAGGTTGGGATGAGAGTTCTCAGTTCTGTGAAAGCGGCCCAGTCGAGTATGGCTGCTTTGTCTGTTTGATTTGTTGTGACTGGCAATAGAGAAGTGCAGTTTTGTTGTTTATCATCGGCAATGGTGGGCTCCTGCGTTTTGGAAGACCATGGTGGCCATCGCATGACGGCTCATGCTCTTGCTTTGAGAGCGATGTTGCAGGCCGATTAGGGTGAAAGTTAAGATATTGGAGTAGAGATCGATTTGTTTTAATGTTATGCCGGCTGGGCGCGGGGCGGTCAAAATATATACACAATGGTTCTCAACTCCGCAGAACTGCTGTCCCATCTTTAAGGTTTGATTATGGGCTACTGTAAGCATCAAGAATAAGATCTAAGAATCATTGATGTCTATTCTTCATGAAATATGTACAAGGTGTGTGTGGACCCGTACCCTCGGTCATAAGACAATAACAAAGAGATCTACACCTATGCGCCAGATAAAGATGTAAAATAAGGGAGGGAATGACCACTCGTCAGAAGGGGGTCCGTCTATTTCAGAGTCGCCGGAAGGCTGGCCTGTGCCTTGGACGCCGCTGCATCAACGGCCTTGCGAAGCTTCTTCTCTCTGAGACCTTTGAGATATGCAAATAAGACAATGAAAAGGAGTTCCATCCTGGAGCCATCAGCATATGTTCATAATAATGCTATAGGAGAAACAGTATACCTTTCTttcgtcatcatcagtaGACCCTGAACTAGAAGACCTTTCAAAATCTGGGGCCCAATGCCCTTGAATAGAGATAGCGGTCCCTCATTCTCGACGATAAATCGCATAACCTCGCTGAAGGTCTTGAATGGCTTCCCATTACGGGCTGGTGGCGGGCGCGATTGAAGGCCAACCTTGGCAACAATCAACGGCTGAGTTGCGATGGTGGCCATGGCCTTGGATAGAGCACCAAGAACTGTGACCGGAATCAGTATTTCAAGTACCCATAAGCGGTATCATGATGTTACTCACGAAATGCTTCCCAAGGCTTGaggctcttcttcccggGGAAAATAATGTCCTTGAGACGTTGATAAGCACCGTATGTGATAGCCGGGTTCACGACGAGGATCAAGCTCGCTTTGAGGCCTCTCCACAAACCGGACCATCCATCTTCGCTGTTGACTACTTCTCTGCCGGTCTCAATTAGACCCTTCTTGTCGTCCTTTGGCTGTGTCTGCTGGCGTGTGGTGATGACAGCAACAGGAATTGTGAAAATTTGAGCAACAGCACCGGCAACAGCACCAAGGCTGAGCTCGATAGCAGTTCCTGGCGGTTTGGGCACACGTTCCGAAGCCATATAGAGCGTCCTCACGACGCTGTACCAGTAGAAGTAGGCGAAGTTGGTTGAGGCAACGCCAATAAGGGAACCAGCCATTCCGGAGTATAGTCCCTCAACTCCTTCTTTGTCCATAATCTTCGTGATCGCATCCCAGGTTGATTTATAGTGCACATCGTCCGAATCTTTGCTTTCTGCTTCGCCAGCCTTTTTCACCTGAACTTGCAGCTTCGTTTTAAccctatttttttttttgccacAGCAGTCAGGATTGATTCGTCTTAATAGATCAGAAAAGGGGAGGTTGTATACAAATCAAGTGGGTAGACAATAGCATTTGCAAGGACCGCGCCAGTGGCACCTGCAACGGCGCTTCCCCAAGGAGACAGAGCGGGCTTTGATTGACCAGCCATTTTCTCGAGACGATTCTTTTGAGTTGgacagctggaaaagaactAGACAACGGTGAATGGTGGACAGAGCTCAGAGTCCGCGAATGTCTATCTAATGTGATCTCGGTCTTGCCCTGCACTCCGCTTTGATTGAGGGCCGAAGACGGAGGAGCCACTCAAGTACTGAAGGAGTAAGCGACCCCCAAAAACACAGACAAAATAAAGACGCCGCTATAGGGGACAGGCAGATGATAGTGAACGAAGACAGAGCAGTAGTCAATAATAGAAAGGGATAGAGAATTAGAgccaaaaaaagaaaagcggcAGACAGTTCTGCTCTGGAGCCGGGGACTCACCTCGGCGCGCATGACGAATCGAGCCGAGGTCCAAGTAGGTAGTGGTCCTTGTGGAGGACTCGAGCTTATCGGCTTGCTTCGACTCTCTGCTTCCCGCTCCCCGCCGAGCAACACCAGCCTCACAACCCACTCTCTCTACTCGCTAGCTTCTGCTATATGGCACTCTCCCAATCGCTTGTTGATATTTCCGCAAGGCTCTAGTGGCCCGTACAGTCCTTGTCCGGTTGTCATCGTTTCCAATTGCGCCTCCCCCTCGTGCTGATCCGGGGAGACGGTCGTTACTGACCTCATTCTGACCTCGGATGTGAGGGGTTAGGTGATCAGCGGAGACTCTCGGGAAGGGCACAGGCAAATTGAGCACCTGGCTCTCTGATAGGAGCATCTTGTTCTGGATGAACCGTTCTAGGGAGCATAGCTCTGGTGAAGAGTAAAGACCCCAGTCATTTAACAAACCGCTATCCCGCTTTGGGATCAGGATGTCTAGAACCTCTAGCGCCCCCTCGCAGAAGTCTTTAATATCGCGAGCACTGGTATTTATTCGAAAATTATTCCTTCTATGGTTCACTAACACCTTAGCTAGAAAGCTGAGCGGGATGTCATTACGGCCTCGTCGCAATCGCAGGCTTTGGACGCTGCCATTGATGCTGCGGAACATTATATGAAAGCCCTAGCTTTGACAAGCTCTTCTAAAGACAGAAATGTCTTGGACGCAAAGTGCAAAGAGTGGCTCACGAGAGCTGAAAAGATTAAAGGGTCTGAAGATTGGCGTTCTGTAGCACAGTCTCGACGGTCTAGGCTTCGTACTCCAGCGTCGACGCGAAAACTCACAACTCGTGAGGACATCATCCTTTTACAGGGCGCAAAGCTGAATGGCTTCATATTTCCGCCATGGAAAGCAGAACCCAGTCTCACTGAATTCGAGACCGGAACCAACGGAGATGTGTTATTCACGTACGTGGAATCAATCTCTTTTCTACTGGTGTTAAGTTTGAATTGAGAGAGATAGATATTCTGTGCATATTCTAACAATATGCAGCGATAAGCCGGATCTTCACCTGTCTAACTTGCAGAGAGACATATTTGCTGGCTGGAAACGGCCGCACGAGCTGCTCTCGGGGCAAGTGGACGATGCCGGGATGCCGCTCAACCCCGTGATGACTGTCTCCGGAAACACGGATCTAGTGCAGGACGTGTTGACGGATTGCTCCGTTGTTGCCAGTCTTTGTGCGACGACCTCCAGATCGGAGCGTGGCCTTGACGATGTGAGAAACTTCTGTTGTATGCAAGAATTACGAATGCTGACGCACACAGACTCTACTTCCGATTGTATATCCATGCATCCACAATTCAATGAAATCTGACATTTCGCCATCTGGCAAGTACATCTTTCGCTTCTACTTCAACGGGTGCTTCCGGAAGGTGGTCATTGACGATCGTTTACCGTCGTCAAAAACTTCGAGGTCTTTGTACATGATTGACCGAAATCATCGTAACTTTATGTGGCCTGCTCTGGTAGAAAAGGCATACTTAAAACTTCGCGGGGGTTACGAGTTTCCTGGAAGCAATTCTGGGACAGATCTATGGGTGCTGACGGGCTGGATCCCTGAACAAGTCTTTCTCCACAGTGATGAAGTGACTGCTGACCAGATCTGGTCGGATCTCTTCAAATCGTTTCATAGCGGGGATGTTCTCTTGACGATAGGGACTGGGAAACTTACGGAGAGGGAGCAGAAAGAGCTGGGCCTTGTTAGTGAGCACGACTATGCCATACTTGATATGAAGGAGCTCAAAGGACGTCGTCAATTCTTGATTAAGAACCCCTGGGCTGGGACTGACGCTGTGTACCCTGCGCTTTTCGCTGATCCTGGACCATTCCCCAACTCGCCTTTTCTCTCCCCCGGCACGTTCTGGATGGATTGCGAGATGGTTCTTCAAAATTTTGAGAATTTATACCTAAACTGGAATCCCGGAATATTCGCATATCAGGAGGACATACATTTCACGTGGGATTTGTCCACCGGTAAGGGAATGGCAGGGTGCTTTGTAAAGAATCCGCAGTTTTCAGTTTATACCGAACGTGGCGGGGTGGTTTGGTTATTGCTAGGCAGGCATCTCAGGACAATCGAGTCTCGTGCCtcagaggaagacgagagatTCGGATTCATCAGCATATACGTGTTTAAGGGAGGAAAGAGGGTAGCACTCAGTGATGGAGCGCTCCATCGAGGCCCTTATGTCGACTCACCGAACACTCTCATGAAGCTCGATGTTCCCCCAAGAAGTACTTATACCGCCGTCGTGTCCGAAGAGTCTTTACCTCGAGTCAGTCAAAATTTTACAATATCTGCCTTCTCCGATTCGCCTGTGCGAATATCACATGCCCCCAACAAATACATATGTGTGACTAAGGTTCAAGGTTCCTGGACACCAACCACAGCCGGGGGCAATGCAGAATCGGCACGGTACTCACTGAATCCGCAGTTTAGCATAGTGCTTTCGGACCCCACGGACATTTCAATTGTCCTTGAACCATCAGACCAGGAGCTTGCCACACATGTCAAGCTGTTCTGGTCGGGTGGAAAGCGCATAGCCAGGGTCCGCAGCCGCGATATCGTCGCAGATAGTGGTGATTATCGCCGGGGTGGTTCCTTAGTAGAAAAGCAGGACCTGGACCCCGGGGAGTACACCATTGTTGTCTCCACATTTGCTCCTGACCAATACGGATCTTTCACACTCTGGGTTTCGACAAACATTACTTGTGAAGTGACACAGCTTCCATCAGAAGCTGCAGGGCGGCGAGCGGTGTTGTCCGATATTGGAGTCTTACTCCCCGGCCAGGATAGGATGCTTGCTCCCCTAACAACTCCCCGACTGACGCGAGTCAAGCTCATTGCGAGGAGCCGAGAGTCCAGAATCGGTAATAGACCTGTTGGTCCCTCGCCCTTATTGATGACCGTTGAGCTTGGTCAGGGGCCGTACAAGGAGATTCTAGCCACATCAGAGGATGGTGACCATAGCGACTCGATATCTGGAGTCCGAGTGGAAGACTTCGATCTTCAGCCTGGCCTGGAAGAGAGGGGCGGGGTGTGGATTGTGCTTGAGAGAATTGGAGGTCCTGGCGGTCAAGTGGAAGATCATTTCGAAGTGGAAGCtctgggagaagagagagtGGAGATTGGGGAATGGATAGTTGAAGATGCATAATCGAGATATTACTATAAACCACCTTGAATGGGTCATGTCATCGAATGCTGCAGAAACTTGTTGGCTCCTTGTATTGTTGTAGTGCTCTGACACTATCCATGATAGAAAAGACGTAGTCACGGTACCTAATGCGGGGAGGCTGCCGCAAATTAGCCCCGTCCCGCAGGAACTCTCAAGTCCCAACGTCATCCCCACCTTGAGTTCGTGTGTATCACTGTCAACATACATCCACTAGTCGAAAACTCGCAACTCCAACCAGGGACGCAGAAATATGGCGAGCAATATTCCCGCTGCATTGAAGTCTGCGGATGTTGGTCGCTTTGCTCTGCGGGCAGCCCAGCTTGAAAAGGCGAAGCCCATCATTGCCTACTGGTGTGAGTCTTATGTGACCTGCGTTTGACGGACTTAGGACTAACAAAGACTGTGCTTTGCCATAGGTAACTTCTACATTGTGAACCAAATTATTGAAAAAGGCCTCCATACCACGGATGAGGACGTAAAACTGTATACAACGGAGCtaatggagaagctggaacaAGTATGTTAGCGCGATCACGAAAGTCCTGAGTATCTTCTGGGCGGGTGCTGACCAGGTCATTGTGCTGAAGTTTCAGAATGGAAACCGCGACAATGATGCTATTACGGATTCAATGGCCGCCAGTGCCTATGTGGAGGAGTTTGGCCTCGAAGTCTTTGGTCGTGCAGAAGCCGCCCTGCGGGCCAACAAAGTGACCAAGTTCGTGCGCATTCACCTGAGAGCTGGACATCGAGTTGACTTGGTTCAGACAAACAGCGGATACCTTCCAGGCCGCCGCCACGTTTCTCGAGTTATGCCAGATCTGGAACCCTCTCGAAGCGGAGGTTGCTGCGAAGGTGAAATTCGCCAAGTACCATGCCGTGAGGATTGCGAAGGCGATAAAGGCGGGAGAGGACCCGAATGCGACGAACCCAAAGATTGAGGAACCAGCAGAGGAAAGCCTGGTAGAAAAATCAACCGAGTCTGATGCGGCCACTGCGCCTTCAACTGCTCTGTTGCAACCGAGCGTTGAAGACGATCCAGAAGAATCACAATATGCGCAATCTTCTGGACCGTCGCTTGCTCTACCGCAGCCGCCAACAGCCCTCAACAAGCTTCCTTCCGCTACTGAAGAGCCTGCGTCTAGTCGGGTTGCAGACGTAGGCTCGGCCGAGGATTTACCACTCAACCTTCCATCAACACCGAATACCTTTGCTTCCTCAGCAGCGCCGAATCTTCCTGATACTCCAACCAACATCGGAGGATACCACCGTTCTAAACCGTCTAATGAGTTTCAGTCGTTCCCTCCACCATCTGCGATACCACCTACTAGCTCCTCAACCGCCTCGCAAGGTGAAGACTCTTTCTATAACGTGCCAAGTGCCGCGCCCAGTCAAGCGCCACGTCCAACACATCAACCTTCACCTATAGCAACGCCTCCCGTTGTAGCCCCCGCGCCCTCTACCCAAGCGAACTCTCACGATATTGATGACCAAGCAATTGCTCTCGCTCAGAAGCATGCCCGGTGGGCTGTATCTGCTCTTACGTTTGACGATGTCAATACGGCGATCAAAGAGCTACGGAACTCTCTAAAACTCCTCGGTGCTGAATAGCCGGACTTTAGGAGACGTTGCCCTGGGATATGTTAGAGAAATGGAACATGGGGGAGGGAATTGCATAGCGTGACGAGTTAG
Protein-coding sequences here:
- a CDS encoding protein palB (transcript_id=CADANIAT00002468), translated to MSRTSSAPSQKSLISRALKAERDVITASSQSQALDAAIDAAEHYMKALALTSSSKDRNVLDAKCKEWLTRAEKIKGSEDWRSVAQSRRSRLRTPASTRKLTTREDIILLQGAKLNGFIFPPWKAEPSLTEFETGTNGDVLFTDKPDLHLSNLQRDIFAGWKRPHELLSGQVDDAGMPLNPVMTVSGNTDLVQDVLTDCSVVASLCATTSRSERGLDDTLLPIVYPCIHNSMKSDISPSGKYIFRFYFNGCFRKVVIDDRLPSSKTSRSLYMIDRNHRNFMWPALVEKAYLKLRGGYEFPGSNSGTDLWVLTGWIPEQVFLHSDEVTADQIWSDLFKSFHSGDVLLTIGTGKLTEREQKELGLVSEHDYAILDMKELKGRRQFLIKNPWAGTDAVYPALFADPGPFPNSPFLSPGTFWMDCEMVLQNFENLYLNWNPGIFAYQEDIHFTWDLSTGKGMAGCFVKNPQFSVYTERGGVVWLLLGRHLRTIESRASEEDERFGFISIYVFKGGKRVALSDGALHRGPYVDSPNTLMKLDVPPRSTYTAVVSEESLPRVSQNFTISAFSDSPVRISHAPNKYICVTKVQGSWTPTTAGGNAESARYSLNPQFSIVLSDPTDISIVLEPSDQELATHVKLFWSGGKRIARVRSRDIVADSGDYRRGGSLVEKQDLDPGEYTIVVSTFAPDQYGSFTLWVSTNITCEVTQLPSEAAGRRAVLSDIGVLLPGQDRMLAPLTTPRLTRVKLIARSRESRIGNRPVGPSPLLMTVELGQGPYKEILATSEDGDHSDSISGVRVEDFDLQPGLEERGGVWIVLERIGGPGGQVEDHFEVEALGEERVEIGEWIVEDA
- a CDS encoding uncharacterized protein (transcript_id=CADANIAT00002469); translated protein: MASNIPAALKSADVGRFALRAAQLEKAKPIIAYWCNFYIVNQIIEKGLHTTDEDVKLYTTELMEKLEQFQNGNRDNDAITDSMAASAYVEEFGLEVFGRAEAALRANKVTKFAAATFLELCQIWNPLEAEVAAKVKFAKYHAVRIAKAIKAGEDPNATNPKIEEPAEESLVEKSTESDAATAPSTALLQPSVEDDPEESQYAQSSGPSLALPQPPTALNKLPSATEEPASSRVADVGSAEDLPLNLPSTPNTFASSAAPNLPDTPTNIGGYHRSKPSNEFQSFPPPSAIPPTSSSTASQGEDSFYNVPSAAPSQAPRPTHQPSPIATPPVVAPAPSTQANSHDIDDQAIALAQKHARWAVSALTFDDVNTAIKELRNSLKLLGAE
- a CDS encoding protein lcl3 (transcript_id=CADANIAT00002466); this encodes MRWPPWSSKTQEPTIADDKQQNCTSLLPVTTNQTDKAAILDWAAFTELRTLIPTLILTTAILSAARFHRSYLRRFPDAPSIDAAYFRRRSIYGKVTSVGDGDNFRIFHTPGGRLAGWELLPWKRIPKGKKELRDNTIHVRLAGIDAPELAHFGRPEQPYAREAHEWLTSYLLSRRVRAYLHRPDQYQRVVATVYVRRVLDFPIPFRRRDVSYEMLRRGLATVYEAKSGAEFGGDAIEAKYRNAEWWAKLKGNGMWKGFRRNKEFESPREYKTRVGLEEKK
- a CDS encoding protein antA (transcript_id=CADANIAT00002467) codes for the protein MAGQSKPALSPWGSAVAGATGAVLANAIVYPLDLVKTKLQVQVKKAGEAESKDSDDVHYKSTWDAITKIMDKEGVEGLYSGMAGSLIGVASTNFAYFYWYSVVRTLYMASERVPKPPGTAIELSLGAVAGAVAQIFTIPVAVITTRQQTQPKDDKKGLIETGREVVNSEDGWSGLWRGLKASLILVVNPAITYGAYQRLKDIIFPGKKSLKPWEAFLLGALSKAMATIATQPLIVAKVGLQSRPPPARNGKPFKTFSEVMRFIVENEGPLSLFKGIGPQILKGLLVQGLLMMTKERMELLFIVLFAYLKGLREKKLRKAVDAAASKAQASLPATLK